A window of the Massilibacterium senegalense genome harbors these coding sequences:
- a CDS encoding DUF7010 family protein, with translation MLLQHKLDLSIKSKNGIAFLLSGIIVWLIITAIFLQPIEITSKNMFMLFSTGIMFPVAVVISKLIKAEWRSSNNPLSNLGLILNVAQFMYFPLIFWVFANSPNQMIVFFAVITGAHFFPYGWFYHTKAYYIMAPIISISVMIIGWTLAPRHLWFISFSMVFFFILLIIWLNVDFKKKIAQ, from the coding sequence ATGTTATTGCAACACAAACTGGATTTATCTATAAAAAGTAAAAATGGGATTGCCTTCTTACTTTCTGGTATCATCGTTTGGCTCATTATTACCGCCATCTTTTTACAACCGATAGAAATAACATCCAAAAATATGTTTATGTTATTTTCTACTGGTATCATGTTTCCTGTAGCGGTCGTTATTTCAAAATTAATTAAAGCAGAATGGAGGTCATCGAATAATCCTTTAAGTAATTTAGGATTAATTTTAAATGTAGCGCAGTTCATGTATTTTCCTCTTATTTTTTGGGTATTTGCCAATAGCCCGAATCAAATGATTGTATTTTTTGCAGTTATTACAGGTGCCCACTTTTTCCCTTATGGTTGGTTTTATCATACAAAGGCGTATTATATAATGGCACCTATCATATCGATCTCGGTAATGATTATTGGTTGGACCTTAGCGCCTCGTCATCTTTGGTTCATTTCTTTCAGTATGGTCTTCTTTTTTATCTTATTAATTATTTGGCTTAATGTCGACTTTAAGAAAAAAATAGCACAATAA